The following coding sequences lie in one Marinitoga sp. 1197 genomic window:
- a CDS encoding site-2 protease family protein encodes MITLFWFMVVITIVVFFHELGHFIFAKLFKTKVEEFAIGMGPKLFSYKGKETEFRFNLIPLGGYVKIAGEEIEDGELSDNPELFYNKKPWQKFLIAFAGPLFSIILGYIVLSISGLLYGFPEVKIEDVIDDSPAYYAGIKPGDVIKKVNNNIVFDSSILSLAIKEGKLLDLEILRNNNIINLEIAPKLYNPEYTIIFKSEKIVNLNNKTIKSFNLNPPENIGSILPNLEKGDKLIIELNDGSKIEGKIKGYNISQKRYAIGVYFATFSNVINKDYPPFKKDDIILSINSKAINNGLDIIKYLTPLSLDSEDIMITITNNRISEYITPINSDNLNIVILRNGKTMDLTLSKKEFFKILQEPLILKYAFDKWRPKGFEIITVSIQWANTLLKAMVDTISQLFTGKVKTTEVMGPVGIAGVVGQAAKAGPEALISLIALITLNLGIVNLLPIPALDGGRIVFSIYEMITGKRTNPKVEAMIHTIGFIILMGLFVYFTYNDILRFFK; translated from the coding sequence ATGATAACTCTTTTTTGGTTCATGGTTGTTATAACAATAGTTGTGTTTTTTCATGAATTAGGACATTTTATCTTTGCAAAATTATTTAAAACAAAGGTTGAAGAATTCGCCATAGGTATGGGACCAAAATTATTTTCTTATAAAGGAAAAGAAACTGAATTTAGATTTAATCTCATTCCTCTTGGAGGATATGTTAAAATAGCAGGCGAAGAAATTGAAGATGGTGAGCTATCTGATAATCCAGAATTATTTTACAACAAAAAACCATGGCAAAAATTTTTAATTGCCTTTGCTGGACCTTTATTTTCAATTATTCTGGGATATATTGTTTTATCAATTTCCGGTTTGTTATATGGATTCCCAGAAGTTAAGATAGAAGATGTTATAGATGATTCACCTGCTTATTATGCCGGTATTAAACCTGGTGATGTTATAAAAAAAGTAAACAATAATATTGTTTTTGATAGTTCTATTTTGAGCCTCGCTATTAAAGAGGGTAAGCTTTTAGATTTGGAAATTTTAAGAAACAATAATATTATTAATTTAGAAATAGCGCCTAAATTATACAATCCAGAATACACCATTATATTTAAATCAGAAAAAATAGTTAATTTAAATAATAAAACTATCAAATCGTTTAATTTAAATCCACCAGAAAACATAGGATCTATTTTACCAAATTTAGAAAAAGGAGATAAACTAATAATTGAACTAAATGATGGTTCGAAAATAGAAGGAAAAATCAAAGGTTATAATATTTCTCAAAAAAGATATGCTATAGGTGTTTATTTTGCTACTTTTTCAAATGTAATAAATAAAGATTATCCACCTTTTAAAAAAGATGACATTATACTAAGCATTAATTCTAAGGCAATAAATAATGGTTTGGATATAATAAAATATTTAACTCCTTTATCGTTAGATTCAGAAGATATTATGATTACCATAACTAATAATAGGATTTCAGAATATATCACGCCCATAAATTCAGATAATTTAAATATAGTTATTCTTCGAAATGGGAAAACTATGGATCTTACTTTAAGTAAAAAAGAATTTTTCAAAATACTTCAAGAACCTTTGATTCTTAAATATGCTTTTGATAAATGGCGACCAAAAGGTTTTGAAATAATAACTGTTTCCATACAATGGGCTAACACGTTGTTAAAAGCTATGGTTGACACGATTTCTCAATTATTTACAGGAAAGGTTAAGACTACCGAAGTAATGGGACCTGTTGGAATCGCTGGTGTTGTTGGACAGGCAGCAAAGGCTGGTCCTGAAGCTTTGATTTCATTAATAGCATTAATTACATTAAACCTTGGAATTGTTAATCTATTACCTATACCTGCATTGGATGGTGGAAGAATTGTATTTTCAATCTATGAAATGATAACAGGTAAAAGAACTAATCCAAAAGTAGAAGCTATGATTCATACTATAGGTTTTATAATATTAATGGGACTCTTTGTCTATTTTACTTACAACGATATTTTAAGATTTTTTAAGTAA
- the ispG gene encoding flavodoxin-dependent (E)-4-hydroxy-3-methylbut-2-enyl-diphosphate synthase — MFSKKIVYVKDIPIGGNNPISIQSMTNTDTFDTESTIRQIINLSNAGAEIVRVSVRNFDDISSFKQICNLSPVPIVADIHFDYRLAIESIKAGAAKIRINPGNIGSKWKVKEVVKAAKDANIPIRVGANSGSIKKEFENSNMPRFKALAESALEEVRIMEELNFTDIVISIKSTDAKENFLANKYISEKVPYPLHIGITEAGIYEDALILSSAGLGTLLLNNIGDTIRISIAGDPIKEVLAAKKLLTLLGFKKGPRVIACPTCARTEINVEELATKVKDWTKDINESLNIAVMGCVVNGPGEAKHADIGIAGTKTGGAIFINGKIAETVLFEKLENTFKKYIEILIEERKNINKNS, encoded by the coding sequence ATGTTTTCAAAAAAAATAGTTTATGTAAAAGATATCCCAATTGGAGGAAATAATCCTATTTCTATACAGAGTATGACAAATACCGACACTTTTGATACAGAAAGTACAATACGGCAAATTATAAATTTATCTAATGCAGGTGCTGAAATAGTAAGGGTTTCTGTTAGAAATTTTGATGATATTTCTTCTTTTAAACAAATTTGTAATTTATCTCCTGTCCCTATAGTTGCTGATATACATTTTGATTACAGGTTAGCTATAGAATCCATAAAAGCTGGAGCTGCAAAAATAAGGATCAACCCTGGAAATATTGGCAGTAAATGGAAAGTAAAAGAAGTTGTAAAAGCTGCAAAAGATGCAAATATACCCATCAGGGTAGGAGCAAATTCCGGTTCTATAAAAAAAGAATTTGAAAATTCGAATATGCCAAGATTTAAAGCCTTAGCTGAAAGTGCTTTAGAAGAAGTGAGAATAATGGAGGAACTAAACTTCACAGATATCGTAATTTCAATAAAATCGACTGATGCTAAAGAAAACTTTTTGGCTAATAAATATATTTCAGAAAAGGTACCATATCCTTTGCATATAGGAATTACTGAAGCTGGAATTTATGAGGATGCTTTAATATTATCTTCTGCAGGACTTGGAACATTACTATTAAATAATATTGGAGATACAATTAGAATTTCCATAGCAGGAGATCCTATTAAAGAAGTATTAGCTGCAAAAAAATTATTAACTTTGTTAGGATTTAAAAAAGGCCCCAGAGTTATAGCTTGCCCCACCTGCGCAAGAACAGAAATAAATGTAGAAGAGTTGGCTACAAAAGTTAAAGACTGGACTAAAGATATTAATGAAAGTTTAAATATTGCGGTAATGGGCTGTGTTGTAAACGGACCAGGAGAAGCAAAACATGCTGATATTGGCATAGCTGGAACCAAAACAGGCGGTGCAATATTTATTAACGGTAAAATTGCTGAAACCGTTCTTTTCGAAAAGCTCGAAAACACTTTCAAAAAATACATTGAAATTTTAATAGAAGAAAGAAAAAATATTAACAAAAATTCATAA